From one Nitrosopumilus sp. genomic stretch:
- the rfbB gene encoding dTDP-glucose 4,6-dehydratase, which produces MKFLVCGGYGFIGSTFIKNHLKKFPEDTIINIDNLTIGSNKLNLSEINNPNYSFFEENMQNVTEIEKISKDVDVIINFAAETHVDRSIANPKPFIETNILGTYSLLESSRKHDKLFVHISTDEIYGDLENKTSFNEDDILKPSNPYSATKAAADLLVGAYRRTYGIDCIITRCTNNFGPNQFPEKLIPKTIIRALKNLKVPLYGDGNQIRSWIYVFDHVEAVDALISKGRSGEIYNITAWNEISNKNIVEKILNLLNKPHDLIEFVPDRPGHDKHYSVDSSKIKNEINWAPKYDFDIALQETVNWYIQNKQWWEPLVDEKTLHPQPWTLNWDK; this is translated from the coding sequence ATGAAATTTCTTGTATGTGGTGGCTATGGTTTCATTGGAAGCACGTTTATCAAAAATCATCTAAAAAAATTTCCAGAAGATACTATTATCAATATAGATAATCTGACAATAGGTTCAAACAAACTTAATTTATCTGAAATCAATAATCCAAATTATTCCTTCTTTGAAGAGAATATGCAAAATGTTACAGAAATTGAAAAAATTTCCAAAGATGTTGATGTGATAATTAATTTTGCAGCTGAAACACATGTGGATAGAAGCATTGCAAATCCAAAACCGTTCATTGAAACAAATATTCTAGGTACATATTCACTTTTAGAATCTTCAAGGAAACACGATAAATTATTTGTTCATATCTCCACTGATGAAATATATGGTGATTTGGAAAATAAAACGTCTTTTAATGAAGATGATATTCTAAAACCCAGTAATCCATATTCAGCAACTAAAGCTGCAGCGGATTTACTTGTAGGTGCATATAGAAGAACTTATGGAATAGATTGTATTATTACAAGATGCACTAATAATTTTGGCCCAAATCAGTTCCCCGAAAAACTTATCCCAAAAACAATAATACGTGCATTGAAAAATCTTAAAGTTCCCCTTTATGGTGATGGAAATCAAATTAGAAGTTGGATTTATGTTTTTGATCATGTGGAAGCAGTAGATGCTTTAATTTCAAAAGGTCGGTCAGGCGAAATTTACAATATTACAGCATGGAATGAAATTTCTAATAAAAATATTGTAGAAAAAATTCTCAATCTATTGAATAAGCCTCATGATCTAATTGAATTTGTGCCTGATAGACCTGGACATGATAAACATTATTCCGTTGATTCTTCAAAAATTAAGAATGAAATTAATTGGGCTCCAAAATATGATTTTGATATTGCATTACAAGAAACTGTTAATTGGTATATTCAAAACAAGCAATGGTGGGAACCATTAGTTGATGAAAAAACACTTCATCCACAACCTTGGACATTAAATTGGGATAAATAA
- a CDS encoding sulfotransferase — protein sequence MKNWLKKYPKIHRVFQRFYYQFVKRHIFAISGPLRSLPDFIIIGTARSGTTSLYYNICQHPCVLPAAYDELGFFDSNFHLGLNWYRSLFPTLFSKWIVKHNKKFAITGEDTPFYIWSPTVAKRILKILPNVKLIVLFRNPIDRAYSNYHLGVRAGSENLSFEDAIQVELNRLNNKIESENELEKYTTPRSYIVKGLYANQLKIWLELFNNEQLFIISTEDFESKPQETLDKIFDFLQIPKNHVVNPEKHKVASYPKMKSETRKFLIDFYKKPNAELFSMIGREFDWDK from the coding sequence ATGAAAAATTGGCTCAAAAAATATCCAAAAATTCATAGGGTTTTTCAGCGATTTTACTACCAATTTGTTAAACGACACATTTTTGCGATTAGTGGGCCTCTCAGATCACTGCCTGATTTTATAATTATTGGTACAGCTAGAAGTGGAACAACTTCATTATACTATAATATTTGCCAACATCCATGTGTGCTTCCTGCAGCATATGATGAATTAGGTTTTTTTGATAGTAATTTTCATCTGGGATTAAACTGGTATCGTTCGTTATTTCCAACATTATTCTCAAAGTGGATAGTAAAACACAACAAAAAGTTTGCAATTACTGGTGAAGATACTCCTTTTTACATATGGAGTCCAACTGTAGCAAAACGAATTCTAAAAATTCTCCCAAATGTAAAATTAATAGTTCTCTTTCGAAATCCTATAGATAGGGCATATTCGAATTACCATTTAGGTGTTAGAGCAGGATCTGAAAATTTATCATTTGAGGATGCAATTCAAGTTGAATTAAATCGTTTGAATAATAAGATTGAATCTGAAAATGAACTGGAAAAGTATACTACTCCTAGATCATACATTGTAAAGGGGCTTTATGCAAATCAACTAAAAATCTGGTTGGAATTGTTCAATAATGAACAATTATTCATTATTTCAACAGAAGATTTTGAATCTAAACCTCAAGAAACATTAGACAAAATTTTTGATTTCTTACAAATCCCAAAAAACCATGTTGTAAATCCGGAAAAACATAAAGTGGCTTCTTATCCTAAGATGAAAAGTGAAACAAGGAAGTTTTTAATAGACTTTTATAAAAAACCTAATGCTGAATTATTTAGCATGATAGGACGAGAATTTGATTGGGATAAATAA
- a CDS encoding dTDP-4-dehydrorhamnose 3,5-epimerase family protein translates to MDLEIKSYDLGVQVLFPKINNDERGFVTEIFRNDWNGFFGQDKPNQINISKSNPGVIRAWHRHKRNQVDFFTVLKGSMKICVYDNNEESKTFGKLVEIIASGDDLQIIKVPGNFWHGTKTIGNQPSYTVYFINNLYDYENPDEERLLWNDPSIIDPRTKRPYDWNDVNQK, encoded by the coding sequence ATGGATTTAGAAATTAAGAGTTATGATCTCGGAGTACAAGTTTTATTTCCTAAAATAAATAATGATGAACGTGGTTTTGTTACTGAAATCTTTAGAAATGATTGGAATGGGTTTTTTGGACAAGACAAGCCCAATCAAATTAACATCTCAAAAAGTAATCCTGGAGTTATTCGTGCTTGGCATAGGCATAAAAGAAATCAAGTGGATTTTTTTACTGTTTTGAAAGGTTCTATGAAGATCTGTGTATATGATAACAATGAAGAATCAAAAACTTTTGGAAAATTGGTGGAAATTATTGCAAGTGGAGATGACTTACAAATTATTAAAGTTCCAGGAAATTTTTGGCATGGGACCAAAACTATTGGTAATCAGCCCTCTTACACGGTTTATTTTATAAATAATTTATACGATTATGAAAATCCTGATGAGGAAAGACTTCTTTGGAATGATCCATCTATTATTGATCCTAGAACAAAACGCCCCTATGATTGGAATGATGTGAATCAGAAATGA
- a CDS encoding glucose-1-phosphate thymidylyltransferase, with protein MKGIILHGGHGTRLRPLTHTGPKQLLPIANKPMSEYCLESLRTAGITDIAIIIGGIGSNKVQEYYGDGKDFGVKLSYIEQDSPKGIAHAVRLCKDFIDNEKFVVFLGDNIIQKNIQDYVSDFVNSDDAASILLCEVNNPSQFGIAEIKNKKIIKLIEKPKNPPSNLAVTGIYFLTPIIFDLIDKLKPSWRNEFEIVDALQMLLDINKKVRYYVITDFWKDTGTPEDILQANKTILENMKPYFYGTKDDDIIIEGNVMIGEGTLIKNNSKIMGPVIIGKNCIINDDVCVGPNTSIGDNSKLSHCKIKNSIIMENCEIDCSIKIKNSIISSNSNISKKTDQDEKIFLLGEGTKISL; from the coding sequence ATGAAAGGAATTATTTTACATGGGGGACATGGAACTAGATTACGTCCTTTAACCCATACCGGACCAAAACAACTTTTACCAATAGCAAACAAACCCATGTCAGAATACTGTTTAGAATCTTTGAGAACTGCTGGAATTACAGATATTGCCATAATAATTGGTGGAATTGGCTCAAATAAAGTCCAAGAATATTACGGTGATGGCAAAGATTTTGGAGTAAAATTATCTTACATTGAACAAGATTCTCCAAAAGGTATTGCACATGCCGTAAGACTTTGCAAAGATTTTATTGATAATGAAAAATTTGTTGTTTTTTTAGGTGACAATATAATTCAAAAAAATATTCAAGATTATGTAAGCGATTTTGTAAATTCTGATGATGCTGCATCTATTTTATTATGTGAAGTTAACAACCCCTCCCAATTTGGAATTGCAGAAATAAAAAATAAGAAAATAATCAAATTAATTGAAAAGCCTAAAAACCCTCCATCTAATTTAGCAGTTACTGGAATTTATTTTCTAACTCCGATAATTTTTGATCTTATAGACAAGCTAAAACCTTCTTGGAGAAATGAATTTGAAATTGTTGATGCTCTTCAAATGTTATTGGATATTAATAAAAAAGTGAGATACTATGTTATTACTGATTTTTGGAAAGATACTGGAACTCCAGAAGATATTCTACAAGCAAATAAAACTATTCTTGAAAATATGAAACCTTATTTTTATGGAACCAAAGATGATGATATTATTATTGAAGGTAATGTGATGATTGGAGAAGGTACGTTAATTAAAAACAATTCCAAAATAATGGGACCTGTAATTATTGGGAAAAACTGTATAATTAATGATGATGTGTGTGTTGGCCCAAACACCAGTATTGGTGATAATTCAAAATTATCCCATTGTAAAATTAAAAATTCTATTATAATGGAAAACTGTGAAATTGATTGTAGTATAAAAATCAAAAATAGTATTATCTCATCAAATTCAAATATCTCTAAAAAAACTGATCAAGATGAAAAGATATTCTTACTTGGAGAAGGAACAAAAATTTCTCTGTAA
- a CDS encoding acyltransferase, with protein sequence MDDENPTSVNEKELMEYYGYTGTFGNFRMKMKFLHSWILHSIAYSCPHSETTAKIQRLRGVKIGKNCHFSAYVQLDLIYPHLVSIGDNVTFGSNVIVFAHTNPAANLFLKNGEFPRKVAEVKIKNGAVLFPGSIVTAGVTIGENSVISVGSVVTSDVPDYCVVVGNPGRVIKKIDH encoded by the coding sequence ATGGATGATGAGAATCCTACTTCAGTAAATGAGAAGGAATTAATGGAATATTACGGATATACTGGAACTTTTGGTAATTTCAGAATGAAGATGAAATTTCTTCATTCATGGATTTTGCACTCTATTGCATATTCGTGTCCACATTCAGAAACCACAGCTAAAATTCAACGATTACGTGGAGTCAAAATTGGTAAAAATTGCCATTTTTCAGCATATGTCCAATTAGATTTGATTTATCCACATTTAGTTAGCATAGGAGATAATGTTACATTTGGTTCAAATGTAATAGTTTTTGCTCATACAAATCCAGCAGCGAATTTATTTTTAAAAAATGGCGAATTTCCAAGAAAAGTTGCAGAAGTAAAAATAAAGAATGGTGCAGTGTTGTTTCCAGGTTCAATAGTTACAGCAGGAGTAACCATAGGAGAAAATAGTGTCATATCAGTAGGTAGTGTAGTAACTAGTGATGTGCCAGATTATTGTGTTGTAGTTGGAAATCCAGGAAGAGTCATAAAGAAAATCGATCATTGA
- a CDS encoding SDR family oxidoreductase yields the protein MSKKRMLVVGGSSLLGYKLLANASDFELFSTYDKNLIFSKNAELIKMNIVDQVDCQKILEIKPDIIVNVAAMTNVDYCEQFRNEAHNVNVMGTKNLAKIAQNLGCKFIHISTDAVFSGEKNHFVEEDKPNPINVYGKTKLESEKIASKVTNYLILRPSVLFGWIPLKNLQVRDNSVKKMNFALWVLKKLNEKQKLSIVDDQFSTPTLADNLSENIVKMTKKDMQGIFHASGLSCINRLDFSKKIAKKFGYSDNLITPCSSIELKQIAKRSLKSCLNCDKIVRNGMNLLEIDQAIEIMYTQIKKEEPELIDVTS from the coding sequence ATGAGTAAAAAAAGAATGCTAGTAGTAGGTGGAAGTAGTTTATTGGGATATAAATTATTGGCAAACGCAAGTGATTTTGAACTTTTTTCTACATATGATAAAAATTTGATTTTTTCTAAAAATGCCGAACTCATAAAAATGAATATTGTTGATCAAGTAGATTGTCAAAAAATTCTTGAAATAAAGCCAGATATTATTGTAAATGTTGCTGCTATGACAAATGTTGATTATTGTGAACAATTCAGAAATGAAGCACATAATGTTAATGTTATGGGAACAAAAAATCTTGCAAAAATTGCACAAAATTTAGGATGTAAATTTATTCATATTTCTACGGATGCAGTTTTTTCTGGAGAGAAAAATCATTTTGTTGAAGAAGACAAGCCTAATCCCATAAACGTCTATGGTAAAACAAAGTTAGAAAGTGAAAAAATTGCGTCTAAAGTTACAAATTATTTAATATTACGTCCCAGTGTTTTGTTTGGTTGGATTCCTTTAAAAAATCTCCAAGTAAGAGATAATTCTGTAAAGAAAATGAATTTTGCGTTATGGGTTTTAAAAAAATTAAATGAAAAACAAAAATTATCAATAGTAGATGATCAATTCAGCACACCTACTTTGGCAGACAATTTATCAGAAAACATTGTAAAAATGACAAAAAAAGATATGCAAGGAATTTTTCATGCATCAGGTCTGTCTTGTATTAATAGATTAGATTTTTCTAAAAAAATAGCAAAAAAATTTGGATATTCAGATAATTTAATCACTCCTTGTTCTTCAATAGAATTAAAACAGATTGCTAAACGATCTCTAAAATCATGTTTGAACTGTGATAAAATAGTCAGAAATGGAATGAATCTTTTGGAAATAGATCAAGCAATAGAGATAATGTACACTCAGATAAAAAAAGAAGAGCCAGAACTTATAGATGTGACATCATAA